A window of the Triplophysa rosa linkage group LG23, Trosa_1v2, whole genome shotgun sequence genome harbors these coding sequences:
- the atp8a2 gene encoding phospholipid-transporting ATPase IB isoform X3 produces MYFNRRSKKIHSEGASPLSHHSNGAGPACSAAGYRKAEDEMSGTTSQADPIDSTARTVLLNRPQTTKYCDNHVSTAKYGILTFLPRFLYEQIRRAANAFFLFIALMQQIPDVSPTGRYTTLVPLIFILTVAGIKEIIEDYKRHKADNTVNKKKTTVLRNGAWQTIIWKQVAVGDIVKVTNGQHLPADMVIVSSSEPQAMCYTETSNLDGETNLKIRQGLSLTASVQSLEELMALSGRLECEGPNRHLYDFTGTLRLDNHNPVPLGPDQVLLRGAQLRNTQWVVGIVVYTGHDSKLMQNSTKAPLKRSNVERVTNMQILVLFCILLVMALVSSIGAAIWNKQHTDEACWYLSRAGDISLNFWYNLLTFIILYNNLIPISLLVTLEVVKFTQALFINWDVEMYYSETDTPAMARTSNLNEELGQVKYLFSDKTGTLTCNIMNFKKCTIAGITYGHFPDLECDRSMEDFSHLPSTSHNSTEFDDPALIQNIERNHPTSPQICEFLTTLAVCHTVVPEREGNQIIYQASSPDEGALVKGAKGLGFVFTARTPDSVIIDARGKEQSYELLNVLEFSSNRKRMSVIVRTPTGKLRLYCKGADNVIFERLNEASQYKDLTVVHLEQFATEGLRTLCFAYVDLEEAAYQEWLKEYNSVSTVIKDRAQKLEDCYELIEKNLLLLGATAIEDRLQAGVPETIATLMRADIKIWVLTGDKQETAINIGYSCRLISHGMSLIIVNEDSLDATRATLTAHCSSLGDSLRKENELALIIDGQTLKYALSFEVRQAFLDLALSCKAVICCRVSPLQKSEIVDMVKKHVKAITLAIGDGANDVGMIQTAHVGVGISGNEGMQATNSSDYSIAQFSYLEKLLLVHGAWSYNRVTKCILYCFYKNVVLYIIELWFAFVNGFSGQILFERWCIGLYNVIFTALPPFTLGIFDRPCSQQNMLRFPQLYRITQNAEGFNTKVFWGHCINALIHSIILFWFPLKVLEHDTPFDNGNSVDYLFVGNIVYTYVVVTVCLKAGMETTAWTRFSHLAVWGSMVLWMLFFTVYSAIWPTIPIAPDMLGQAARVMQCWSFWLGLILVPTACLLKDVVWNAGRRTVKKTLLEEVQELEARAVDPGAAVLRDASGRSLNERAHLLTRVFRKTPSSVGRSNSVQQTVSHGYAFSQEEHGVVSQSQVVRSYDTTRQRPSL; encoded by the exons CACGGCTAAATACGGGATCCTCACGTTCCTGCCGCGCTTCCTGTACGAACAGATCAGACGAGCAGCTAATGCTTTCTTCCTCTTCATCGCTCTCATGCAG CAAATCCCTGACGTCTCGCCGACGGGTCGCTACACAACACTGGTACCGCTCATCTTCATTCTGACTGTGGCTGGGATCAAAGAGATCATTGAGGATTAT AAAAGACACAAAGCAGACAACAcggtgaacaagaaaaagacaaCAG TTCTGCGTAACGGAGCATGGCAGACCATCATATGGAAGCAG GTGGCAGTGGGAGACATAGTCAAGGTGACCAATGGCCAGCATCTCCCGGCTGACATGGTCATAGTGTCCTCCAG TGAGCCTCAGGCCATGTGTTACACTGAAACATCGAACTTGGATGGAGAGACCAACCTAAAGATCCGACAG GGTCTTTCTCTCACAGCCAGTGTTCAGTCTTTGGAGGAGCTGATGGCTTTGTCTGGTCGTCTGGAATGTGAGGGACCAAATAGACACTTGTATGACTTCACTGGAACACTTCGCCTTGACAACCACAA CCCAGTTCCACTTGGGCCGGACCAGGTGTTGTTACGAGGTGCCCAGCTCAGGAACACACAATGGGTTGTGGGAATTGTAGTGTACACTGGACATGATTCCAAACTAATGCAA AATTCCACTAAAGCACCTCTGAAACGCTCAAATGTTGAGCGGGTGACAAATATGCAGATTTTAGTGTTGTTCTGCATTCTTCTGGTCATGGCTCTGGTCAGCTCCATTGGGGCCGCCATATGGAACAAACAACATACGGATGAGGCTTGTTGGTACCTTTCCCGTGCAG gtgacATCTCCTTGAACTTCTGGTACAATCTGCTGACTTTCATCATCCTCTATAACAACCTGATTCCCATAAGTCTACTGGTCACACTGGAAGTGGTCAAATTCACTCAGGCTCTCTTTATCAACTGG GACGTTGAGATGTATTACTCTGAGACAGACACGCCCGCCATGGCACGAACGTCCAATCTGAATGAAGAGCTCGGCCAA GTCAAATATCTATTTTCTGACAAGACGGGAACTCTCACCTGCAACATCATGAACTTTAAGAAGTGCACGATAGCTGGGATCACATACGG GCATTTCCCAGATCTGGAGTGTGATCGATCCATGGAGGACTTCAG TCACCTTCCCTCTACAAGTCACAACTCTACCGAGTTTGATGATCCTGCACTTATCCAGAACATCGAGAGGAACCAC CCCACCTCACctcagatttgtgagtttttgacCACGTTGGCGGTTTGTCATACGGTTGTTCCTGAGAGAGAAGGAAACCAAATTATCTACCAGGCTTCCTCACCAG ATGAAGGAGCTCTGGTGAAAGGTGCCAAAGGTCTGGGCTTTGTTTTTACTGCAAGAACACCTGATTCAGTGATCATAGATGCG AGAGGAAAAGAGCAGTCTTATGAACTGCTTAATGTACTAGAATTTTCTAG CAATCGCAAAAGGATGTCAGTGATCGTGAGAACACCAACAGGCAAACTGCGGCTGTATTGCAAGGGAGCA GATAATGTAATCTTCGAGCGTCTGAATGAGGCGTCGCAGTATAAGGACCTAACCGTAGTCCACCTGGAGCAGTTTGCTACGGAAG GGTTGCGGACTCTCTGTTTTGCGTATGTGGACCTGGAGGAGGCAGCGTACCAGGAATGGCTGAAGGAGTATAATAGTGTTAGCACGGTGATAAAGGACAGAGCTCAGAAACTGGAGGACTGCTATGAACTCATAGAAAAG AACCTGCTGTTGCTGGGGGCCACTGCTATAGAAGACCGTCTGCAAGCAGGAGTTCCAGAAACCATAGCAACACTCATGAGAGCCGACATCAAGATCTGGGTCTTGACCGGAGACAAGCAGGAGACTGCTATTAACATtg GTTACTCCTGTAGGCTGATCTCACATGGCATGTCGCTCATCATCGTCAACGAAGATTCCCTGGAT GCAACCAGGGCCACACTAACAGCTCACTGTTCCTCGCTGGGTGACTCTCTGAGGAAGGAGAACGAGTTGGCACTCATCATAGACGGACAGACGCTCAAATACGCCCTCTCTTTTGAAGTTCGTCAGGCCTTTCTCGACCTCGCTCTGTCATGCAAAGCCGTCATCTGCTGCAG gGTGTCTCCACTACAAAAGTCAGAGATAGTGGACATGGTGAAGAAGCACGTGAAGGCCATCACGCTGGCTATAGGAGATGGAGCCAACGATGTGGGCATGATTCAGACGGCACATGTTGGCGTGGGCATCAGTGGGAACGAGGGCATGCAAGCTACCAACTCATCGGACTACTCTATAGCTCAG ttTTCCTACCTGGAGAAGCTGTTATTGGTTCACGGGGCCTGGAGTTACAACCGTGTTACCAAATGTATCCTGTACTGTTTCTACAAGAACGTGGTTCTGTACATCATAGAG CTTTggtttgcatttgtaaatggtTTCTCCGGACAGATCCTGTTTGAGCGGTGGTGCATTGGACTGTACAATGTG atCTTTACGGCATTGCCACCTTTCACACTGGGAATATTTGACCGGCCGTGCAGTCAACAGAACATGCTGCGATTCCCTCAGCTCTACCGTATCACACAAAACGCAGAGGGTTTTAACACAAAG GTCTTCTGGGGTCACTGTATAAATGCACTCATTCACTCCATTATTCTCTTTTGGTTTCCACTCAAAGTTTTGGAGCACG aCACTCCTTTTGACAACGGCAACAGTGTCGACTACCTGTTTGTGGGGAACATTGTCTACACG TATGTAGTGGTAACTGTATGTCTAAAAGCCGGCATGGAGACCACAGCTTGGACAAGG TTTTCTCATCTGGCTGTATGGGGCAGCATGGTGCTCTGGATGCTGTTTTTCACCGTTTATTCCGCTATCTGGCCAACCATCCCTATAGCACCAGATATGCTGGGCCAG GCTGCTAGAGTGATGCAGTGCTGGAGCTTCTGGCTGGGCCTGATACTGGTGCCAACAGCATGTTTGCTCAAGGATGTAGTGTGGAACGC AGGACGACGCACAGTGAAGAAGACTCTCCTGGAGGAAGTGCAGGAACTGGAGGCTCGAGCCGTGGACCCAGGAGCAGCCGTCCTCAGAGACGCCAGTGGCCGCAG TCTGAACGAGCGTGCCCACCTGCTCACACGGGTCTTCAGGAAAACGCCCTCCAGCGTGGGACGCTCGAACTCTGTGCAGCAGACCGTGTCAC ATGGATATGCGTTCTCACAGGAGGAGCATGGCGTGGTGTCTCAGTCCCAGGTCGTGCGCTCCTACGACACCACCCGTCAACGACCCAGTCTGTAG
- the atp8a2 gene encoding phospholipid-transporting ATPase IB isoform X4: MYFNRRSKKIHSEGGPACSAAGYRKAEDEMSGTTSQADPIDSTARTVLLNRPQTTKYCDNHVSTAKYGILTFLPRFLYEQIRRAANAFFLFIALMQQIPDVSPTGRYTTLVPLIFILTVAGIKEIIEDYKRHKADNTVNKKKTTVLRNGAWQTIIWKQVAVGDIVKVTNGQHLPADMVIVSSSEPQAMCYTETSNLDGETNLKIRQGLSLTASVQSLEELMALSGRLECEGPNRHLYDFTGTLRLDNHNPVPLGPDQVLLRGAQLRNTQWVVGIVVYTGHDSKLMQNSTKAPLKRSNVERVTNMQILVLFCILLVMALVSSIGAAIWNKQHTDEACWYLSRAGDISLNFWYNLLTFIILYNNLIPISLLVTLEVVKFTQALFINWDVEMYYSETDTPAMARTSNLNEELGQVKYLFSDKTGTLTCNIMNFKKCTIAGITYGHFPDLECDRSMEDFSHLPSTSHNSTEFDDPALIQNIERNHPTSPQICEFLTTLAVCHTVVPEREGNQIIYQASSPDEGALVKGAKGLGFVFTARTPDSVIIDARGKEQSYELLNVLEFSSNRKRMSVIVRTPTGKLRLYCKGADNVIFERLNEASQYKDLTVVHLEQFATEGLRTLCFAYVDLEEAAYQEWLKEYNSVSTVIKDRAQKLEDCYELIEKNLLLLGATAIEDRLQAGVPETIATLMRADIKIWVLTGDKQETAINIGYSCRLISHGMSLIIVNEDSLDATRATLTAHCSSLGDSLRKENELALIIDGQTLKYALSFEVRQAFLDLALSCKAVICCRVSPLQKSEIVDMVKKHVKAITLAIGDGANDVGMIQTAHVGVGISGNEGMQATNSSDYSIAQFSYLEKLLLVHGAWSYNRVTKCILYCFYKNVVLYIIELWFAFVNGFSGQILFERWCIGLYNVIFTALPPFTLGIFDRPCSQQNMLRFPQLYRITQNAEGFNTKVFWGHCINALIHSIILFWFPLKVLEHDTPFDNGNSVDYLFVGNIVYTYVVVTVCLKAGMETTAWTRFSHLAVWGSMVLWMLFFTVYSAIWPTIPIAPDMLGQAARVMQCWSFWLGLILVPTACLLKDVVWNAGRRTVKKTLLEEVQELEARAVDPGAAVLRDASGRSLNERAHLLTRVFRKTPSSVGRSNSVQQTVSHGYAFSQEEHGVVSQSQVVRSYDTTRQRPSL; this comes from the exons CACGGCTAAATACGGGATCCTCACGTTCCTGCCGCGCTTCCTGTACGAACAGATCAGACGAGCAGCTAATGCTTTCTTCCTCTTCATCGCTCTCATGCAG CAAATCCCTGACGTCTCGCCGACGGGTCGCTACACAACACTGGTACCGCTCATCTTCATTCTGACTGTGGCTGGGATCAAAGAGATCATTGAGGATTAT AAAAGACACAAAGCAGACAACAcggtgaacaagaaaaagacaaCAG TTCTGCGTAACGGAGCATGGCAGACCATCATATGGAAGCAG GTGGCAGTGGGAGACATAGTCAAGGTGACCAATGGCCAGCATCTCCCGGCTGACATGGTCATAGTGTCCTCCAG TGAGCCTCAGGCCATGTGTTACACTGAAACATCGAACTTGGATGGAGAGACCAACCTAAAGATCCGACAG GGTCTTTCTCTCACAGCCAGTGTTCAGTCTTTGGAGGAGCTGATGGCTTTGTCTGGTCGTCTGGAATGTGAGGGACCAAATAGACACTTGTATGACTTCACTGGAACACTTCGCCTTGACAACCACAA CCCAGTTCCACTTGGGCCGGACCAGGTGTTGTTACGAGGTGCCCAGCTCAGGAACACACAATGGGTTGTGGGAATTGTAGTGTACACTGGACATGATTCCAAACTAATGCAA AATTCCACTAAAGCACCTCTGAAACGCTCAAATGTTGAGCGGGTGACAAATATGCAGATTTTAGTGTTGTTCTGCATTCTTCTGGTCATGGCTCTGGTCAGCTCCATTGGGGCCGCCATATGGAACAAACAACATACGGATGAGGCTTGTTGGTACCTTTCCCGTGCAG gtgacATCTCCTTGAACTTCTGGTACAATCTGCTGACTTTCATCATCCTCTATAACAACCTGATTCCCATAAGTCTACTGGTCACACTGGAAGTGGTCAAATTCACTCAGGCTCTCTTTATCAACTGG GACGTTGAGATGTATTACTCTGAGACAGACACGCCCGCCATGGCACGAACGTCCAATCTGAATGAAGAGCTCGGCCAA GTCAAATATCTATTTTCTGACAAGACGGGAACTCTCACCTGCAACATCATGAACTTTAAGAAGTGCACGATAGCTGGGATCACATACGG GCATTTCCCAGATCTGGAGTGTGATCGATCCATGGAGGACTTCAG TCACCTTCCCTCTACAAGTCACAACTCTACCGAGTTTGATGATCCTGCACTTATCCAGAACATCGAGAGGAACCAC CCCACCTCACctcagatttgtgagtttttgacCACGTTGGCGGTTTGTCATACGGTTGTTCCTGAGAGAGAAGGAAACCAAATTATCTACCAGGCTTCCTCACCAG ATGAAGGAGCTCTGGTGAAAGGTGCCAAAGGTCTGGGCTTTGTTTTTACTGCAAGAACACCTGATTCAGTGATCATAGATGCG AGAGGAAAAGAGCAGTCTTATGAACTGCTTAATGTACTAGAATTTTCTAG CAATCGCAAAAGGATGTCAGTGATCGTGAGAACACCAACAGGCAAACTGCGGCTGTATTGCAAGGGAGCA GATAATGTAATCTTCGAGCGTCTGAATGAGGCGTCGCAGTATAAGGACCTAACCGTAGTCCACCTGGAGCAGTTTGCTACGGAAG GGTTGCGGACTCTCTGTTTTGCGTATGTGGACCTGGAGGAGGCAGCGTACCAGGAATGGCTGAAGGAGTATAATAGTGTTAGCACGGTGATAAAGGACAGAGCTCAGAAACTGGAGGACTGCTATGAACTCATAGAAAAG AACCTGCTGTTGCTGGGGGCCACTGCTATAGAAGACCGTCTGCAAGCAGGAGTTCCAGAAACCATAGCAACACTCATGAGAGCCGACATCAAGATCTGGGTCTTGACCGGAGACAAGCAGGAGACTGCTATTAACATtg GTTACTCCTGTAGGCTGATCTCACATGGCATGTCGCTCATCATCGTCAACGAAGATTCCCTGGAT GCAACCAGGGCCACACTAACAGCTCACTGTTCCTCGCTGGGTGACTCTCTGAGGAAGGAGAACGAGTTGGCACTCATCATAGACGGACAGACGCTCAAATACGCCCTCTCTTTTGAAGTTCGTCAGGCCTTTCTCGACCTCGCTCTGTCATGCAAAGCCGTCATCTGCTGCAG gGTGTCTCCACTACAAAAGTCAGAGATAGTGGACATGGTGAAGAAGCACGTGAAGGCCATCACGCTGGCTATAGGAGATGGAGCCAACGATGTGGGCATGATTCAGACGGCACATGTTGGCGTGGGCATCAGTGGGAACGAGGGCATGCAAGCTACCAACTCATCGGACTACTCTATAGCTCAG ttTTCCTACCTGGAGAAGCTGTTATTGGTTCACGGGGCCTGGAGTTACAACCGTGTTACCAAATGTATCCTGTACTGTTTCTACAAGAACGTGGTTCTGTACATCATAGAG CTTTggtttgcatttgtaaatggtTTCTCCGGACAGATCCTGTTTGAGCGGTGGTGCATTGGACTGTACAATGTG atCTTTACGGCATTGCCACCTTTCACACTGGGAATATTTGACCGGCCGTGCAGTCAACAGAACATGCTGCGATTCCCTCAGCTCTACCGTATCACACAAAACGCAGAGGGTTTTAACACAAAG GTCTTCTGGGGTCACTGTATAAATGCACTCATTCACTCCATTATTCTCTTTTGGTTTCCACTCAAAGTTTTGGAGCACG aCACTCCTTTTGACAACGGCAACAGTGTCGACTACCTGTTTGTGGGGAACATTGTCTACACG TATGTAGTGGTAACTGTATGTCTAAAAGCCGGCATGGAGACCACAGCTTGGACAAGG TTTTCTCATCTGGCTGTATGGGGCAGCATGGTGCTCTGGATGCTGTTTTTCACCGTTTATTCCGCTATCTGGCCAACCATCCCTATAGCACCAGATATGCTGGGCCAG GCTGCTAGAGTGATGCAGTGCTGGAGCTTCTGGCTGGGCCTGATACTGGTGCCAACAGCATGTTTGCTCAAGGATGTAGTGTGGAACGC AGGACGACGCACAGTGAAGAAGACTCTCCTGGAGGAAGTGCAGGAACTGGAGGCTCGAGCCGTGGACCCAGGAGCAGCCGTCCTCAGAGACGCCAGTGGCCGCAG TCTGAACGAGCGTGCCCACCTGCTCACACGGGTCTTCAGGAAAACGCCCTCCAGCGTGGGACGCTCGAACTCTGTGCAGCAGACCGTGTCAC ATGGATATGCGTTCTCACAGGAGGAGCATGGCGTGGTGTCTCAGTCCCAGGTCGTGCGCTCCTACGACACCACCCGTCAACGACCCAGTCTGTAG
- the atp8a2 gene encoding phospholipid-transporting ATPase IB isoform X2, with protein sequence MYFNRRSKKIHSEGEQLVLTPLSQDSPVRQDQPTGSNMRSRLADRFEKRPACSAAGYRKAEDEMSGTTSQADPIDSTARTVLLNRPQTTKYCDNHVSTAKYGILTFLPRFLYEQIRRAANAFFLFIALMQQIPDVSPTGRYTTLVPLIFILTVAGIKEIIEDYKRHKADNTVNKKKTTVLRNGAWQTIIWKQVAVGDIVKVTNGQHLPADMVIVSSSEPQAMCYTETSNLDGETNLKIRQGLSLTASVQSLEELMALSGRLECEGPNRHLYDFTGTLRLDNHNPVPLGPDQVLLRGAQLRNTQWVVGIVVYTGHDSKLMQNSTKAPLKRSNVERVTNMQILVLFCILLVMALVSSIGAAIWNKQHTDEACWYLSRAGDISLNFWYNLLTFIILYNNLIPISLLVTLEVVKFTQALFINWDVEMYYSETDTPAMARTSNLNEELGQVKYLFSDKTGTLTCNIMNFKKCTIAGITYGHFPDLECDRSMEDFSHLPSTSHNSTEFDDPALIQNIERNHPTSPQICEFLTTLAVCHTVVPEREGNQIIYQASSPDEGALVKGAKGLGFVFTARTPDSVIIDARGKEQSYELLNVLEFSSNRKRMSVIVRTPTGKLRLYCKGADNVIFERLNEASQYKDLTVVHLEQFATEGLRTLCFAYVDLEEAAYQEWLKEYNSVSTVIKDRAQKLEDCYELIEKNLLLLGATAIEDRLQAGVPETIATLMRADIKIWVLTGDKQETAINIGYSCRLISHGMSLIIVNEDSLDATRATLTAHCSSLGDSLRKENELALIIDGQTLKYALSFEVRQAFLDLALSCKAVICCRVSPLQKSEIVDMVKKHVKAITLAIGDGANDVGMIQTAHVGVGISGNEGMQATNSSDYSIAQFSYLEKLLLVHGAWSYNRVTKCILYCFYKNVVLYIIELWFAFVNGFSGQILFERWCIGLYNVIFTALPPFTLGIFDRPCSQQNMLRFPQLYRITQNAEGFNTKVFWGHCINALIHSIILFWFPLKVLEHDTPFDNGNSVDYLFVGNIVYTYVVVTVCLKAGMETTAWTRFSHLAVWGSMVLWMLFFTVYSAIWPTIPIAPDMLGQAARVMQCWSFWLGLILVPTACLLKDVVWNAGRRTVKKTLLEEVQELEARAVDPGAAVLRDASGRSLNERAHLLTRVFRKTPSSVGRSNSVQQTVSHGYAFSQEEHGVVSQSQVVRSYDTTRQRPSL encoded by the exons CACGGCTAAATACGGGATCCTCACGTTCCTGCCGCGCTTCCTGTACGAACAGATCAGACGAGCAGCTAATGCTTTCTTCCTCTTCATCGCTCTCATGCAG CAAATCCCTGACGTCTCGCCGACGGGTCGCTACACAACACTGGTACCGCTCATCTTCATTCTGACTGTGGCTGGGATCAAAGAGATCATTGAGGATTAT AAAAGACACAAAGCAGACAACAcggtgaacaagaaaaagacaaCAG TTCTGCGTAACGGAGCATGGCAGACCATCATATGGAAGCAG GTGGCAGTGGGAGACATAGTCAAGGTGACCAATGGCCAGCATCTCCCGGCTGACATGGTCATAGTGTCCTCCAG TGAGCCTCAGGCCATGTGTTACACTGAAACATCGAACTTGGATGGAGAGACCAACCTAAAGATCCGACAG GGTCTTTCTCTCACAGCCAGTGTTCAGTCTTTGGAGGAGCTGATGGCTTTGTCTGGTCGTCTGGAATGTGAGGGACCAAATAGACACTTGTATGACTTCACTGGAACACTTCGCCTTGACAACCACAA CCCAGTTCCACTTGGGCCGGACCAGGTGTTGTTACGAGGTGCCCAGCTCAGGAACACACAATGGGTTGTGGGAATTGTAGTGTACACTGGACATGATTCCAAACTAATGCAA AATTCCACTAAAGCACCTCTGAAACGCTCAAATGTTGAGCGGGTGACAAATATGCAGATTTTAGTGTTGTTCTGCATTCTTCTGGTCATGGCTCTGGTCAGCTCCATTGGGGCCGCCATATGGAACAAACAACATACGGATGAGGCTTGTTGGTACCTTTCCCGTGCAG gtgacATCTCCTTGAACTTCTGGTACAATCTGCTGACTTTCATCATCCTCTATAACAACCTGATTCCCATAAGTCTACTGGTCACACTGGAAGTGGTCAAATTCACTCAGGCTCTCTTTATCAACTGG GACGTTGAGATGTATTACTCTGAGACAGACACGCCCGCCATGGCACGAACGTCCAATCTGAATGAAGAGCTCGGCCAA GTCAAATATCTATTTTCTGACAAGACGGGAACTCTCACCTGCAACATCATGAACTTTAAGAAGTGCACGATAGCTGGGATCACATACGG GCATTTCCCAGATCTGGAGTGTGATCGATCCATGGAGGACTTCAG TCACCTTCCCTCTACAAGTCACAACTCTACCGAGTTTGATGATCCTGCACTTATCCAGAACATCGAGAGGAACCAC CCCACCTCACctcagatttgtgagtttttgacCACGTTGGCGGTTTGTCATACGGTTGTTCCTGAGAGAGAAGGAAACCAAATTATCTACCAGGCTTCCTCACCAG ATGAAGGAGCTCTGGTGAAAGGTGCCAAAGGTCTGGGCTTTGTTTTTACTGCAAGAACACCTGATTCAGTGATCATAGATGCG AGAGGAAAAGAGCAGTCTTATGAACTGCTTAATGTACTAGAATTTTCTAG CAATCGCAAAAGGATGTCAGTGATCGTGAGAACACCAACAGGCAAACTGCGGCTGTATTGCAAGGGAGCA GATAATGTAATCTTCGAGCGTCTGAATGAGGCGTCGCAGTATAAGGACCTAACCGTAGTCCACCTGGAGCAGTTTGCTACGGAAG GGTTGCGGACTCTCTGTTTTGCGTATGTGGACCTGGAGGAGGCAGCGTACCAGGAATGGCTGAAGGAGTATAATAGTGTTAGCACGGTGATAAAGGACAGAGCTCAGAAACTGGAGGACTGCTATGAACTCATAGAAAAG AACCTGCTGTTGCTGGGGGCCACTGCTATAGAAGACCGTCTGCAAGCAGGAGTTCCAGAAACCATAGCAACACTCATGAGAGCCGACATCAAGATCTGGGTCTTGACCGGAGACAAGCAGGAGACTGCTATTAACATtg GTTACTCCTGTAGGCTGATCTCACATGGCATGTCGCTCATCATCGTCAACGAAGATTCCCTGGAT GCAACCAGGGCCACACTAACAGCTCACTGTTCCTCGCTGGGTGACTCTCTGAGGAAGGAGAACGAGTTGGCACTCATCATAGACGGACAGACGCTCAAATACGCCCTCTCTTTTGAAGTTCGTCAGGCCTTTCTCGACCTCGCTCTGTCATGCAAAGCCGTCATCTGCTGCAG gGTGTCTCCACTACAAAAGTCAGAGATAGTGGACATGGTGAAGAAGCACGTGAAGGCCATCACGCTGGCTATAGGAGATGGAGCCAACGATGTGGGCATGATTCAGACGGCACATGTTGGCGTGGGCATCAGTGGGAACGAGGGCATGCAAGCTACCAACTCATCGGACTACTCTATAGCTCAG ttTTCCTACCTGGAGAAGCTGTTATTGGTTCACGGGGCCTGGAGTTACAACCGTGTTACCAAATGTATCCTGTACTGTTTCTACAAGAACGTGGTTCTGTACATCATAGAG CTTTggtttgcatttgtaaatggtTTCTCCGGACAGATCCTGTTTGAGCGGTGGTGCATTGGACTGTACAATGTG atCTTTACGGCATTGCCACCTTTCACACTGGGAATATTTGACCGGCCGTGCAGTCAACAGAACATGCTGCGATTCCCTCAGCTCTACCGTATCACACAAAACGCAGAGGGTTTTAACACAAAG GTCTTCTGGGGTCACTGTATAAATGCACTCATTCACTCCATTATTCTCTTTTGGTTTCCACTCAAAGTTTTGGAGCACG aCACTCCTTTTGACAACGGCAACAGTGTCGACTACCTGTTTGTGGGGAACATTGTCTACACG TATGTAGTGGTAACTGTATGTCTAAAAGCCGGCATGGAGACCACAGCTTGGACAAGG TTTTCTCATCTGGCTGTATGGGGCAGCATGGTGCTCTGGATGCTGTTTTTCACCGTTTATTCCGCTATCTGGCCAACCATCCCTATAGCACCAGATATGCTGGGCCAG GCTGCTAGAGTGATGCAGTGCTGGAGCTTCTGGCTGGGCCTGATACTGGTGCCAACAGCATGTTTGCTCAAGGATGTAGTGTGGAACGC AGGACGACGCACAGTGAAGAAGACTCTCCTGGAGGAAGTGCAGGAACTGGAGGCTCGAGCCGTGGACCCAGGAGCAGCCGTCCTCAGAGACGCCAGTGGCCGCAG TCTGAACGAGCGTGCCCACCTGCTCACACGGGTCTTCAGGAAAACGCCCTCCAGCGTGGGACGCTCGAACTCTGTGCAGCAGACCGTGTCAC ATGGATATGCGTTCTCACAGGAGGAGCATGGCGTGGTGTCTCAGTCCCAGGTCGTGCGCTCCTACGACACCACCCGTCAACGACCCAGTCTGTAG